A genome region from Streptomyces sp. S4.7 includes the following:
- a CDS encoding DUF6531 domain-containing protein has translation MAAASVWCVLQLLLLSWPARTVGWPTVLLAFGIGAYGCGVLSVLIETAVTRQLAAADETSMRTVMDTVMWTTAPAAEELLKILPLALAAWALRGRVQWGLTDFVVLGAAVGVGFGLLESVLQFAFAPDVRVRPIESAGGWSVATRLFEAPFVSGFPELLGHWFPAAVGTLELGSATATVPVDNHVAWSALGGLAVGLVVCGHRWWVRAAGLLPLLAAVGLHTAVNYIAALPSAHGTPREWYDRIVASGLWVVLGCLVAAVVWDVRTRRAGRSRETGVRLRGDREGAGGEGGGGSGAALLNYALLRAPWTTLIALGYARRRRALFQVTTHPRARPEHVAALRDELTARTAELDATATPEAWRGASIREAWRRVRARGAGRPPWWEKAVLILGLALLIPSALLAATFAFEETKGLEEYFTEGRGWQLLIGCGLAGLLLAAFRLVMTWRSLPLVRTLPAAEPHATALLRMGLVAGSLCAGALLLSRADTIAENGKVLPDHLIVSFVLEKFLDVAPALILTLLMFALPFALPLGAATGGLGFLLPELLTMAAGRALAPLAARAAAQVGARLAGRGALAWARNALRSGRGRYTRRSDEIRRGPTDPVDMATGRMFLPVTDVELPGVLPLVFSRRVDSGYRGGRWFGPSWASRRRTSGWSSTSTARCSSRRTVCCWRIRTRRRAGPPSCRRSPRGARGGHWRGAPTARTR, from the coding sequence ATGGCTGCCGCGTCCGTGTGGTGCGTACTGCAACTGCTGTTGCTGTCATGGCCCGCGCGTACGGTCGGCTGGCCGACCGTACTGCTGGCCTTCGGGATCGGCGCCTACGGCTGCGGTGTCCTCTCGGTCCTGATCGAGACGGCCGTCACCCGCCAACTGGCCGCCGCCGACGAGACGTCGATGCGCACGGTGATGGACACCGTCATGTGGACGACGGCGCCGGCCGCCGAGGAACTGCTCAAGATCCTCCCGCTCGCGCTCGCCGCCTGGGCGCTGCGCGGCCGGGTCCAGTGGGGCCTGACGGACTTCGTGGTGCTGGGCGCCGCCGTGGGCGTGGGGTTCGGGCTGCTCGAATCGGTGCTGCAATTCGCATTCGCACCGGATGTCCGCGTTCGACCCATCGAGTCGGCGGGTGGCTGGTCGGTCGCGACACGGCTCTTCGAGGCGCCGTTCGTCTCGGGCTTTCCCGAGCTGCTGGGGCACTGGTTCCCCGCGGCCGTGGGCACCCTTGAGCTGGGCTCCGCCACCGCGACCGTACCGGTGGACAACCATGTCGCGTGGTCGGCGCTCGGCGGCCTCGCCGTGGGTCTGGTCGTGTGCGGACACCGCTGGTGGGTACGGGCGGCGGGGCTGCTTCCGCTGCTGGCCGCCGTCGGTCTGCACACCGCGGTCAACTACATCGCCGCCCTGCCCAGCGCCCACGGAACACCGCGTGAGTGGTACGACCGGATCGTCGCCAGCGGGCTCTGGGTGGTGCTCGGCTGTCTGGTGGCGGCCGTGGTGTGGGACGTGCGTACGCGGCGGGCCGGGCGGTCGCGTGAGACGGGGGTGCGGCTGAGGGGCGATCGGGAGGGCGCGGGCGGCGAAGGTGGCGGGGGCTCCGGCGCCGCGCTGCTGAACTACGCGCTGCTGCGGGCCCCTTGGACCACCCTGATCGCTCTCGGGTACGCGCGTCGGCGCCGGGCCCTCTTCCAGGTCACCACCCACCCCCGCGCCCGCCCGGAGCACGTCGCCGCGCTGCGGGACGAACTGACCGCCCGTACGGCCGAGTTGGACGCCACCGCGACCCCGGAGGCCTGGCGTGGCGCCTCGATACGCGAAGCCTGGCGACGCGTGCGAGCACGCGGGGCCGGGCGGCCGCCGTGGTGGGAGAAGGCCGTCCTGATCCTCGGACTGGCCCTGCTGATTCCCTCCGCCCTCCTCGCCGCCACGTTCGCCTTCGAGGAGACAAAGGGGCTGGAGGAGTACTTCACCGAGGGCCGGGGCTGGCAACTCCTCATCGGCTGCGGCCTGGCGGGCCTGCTGCTGGCCGCGTTCCGCCTCGTCATGACGTGGCGCTCCCTGCCCCTGGTCCGTACCCTGCCGGCCGCCGAACCGCATGCGACCGCCCTGCTGCGGATGGGGCTGGTCGCGGGGAGTCTCTGCGCGGGGGCTCTCCTGCTGTCGCGCGCGGACACCATCGCCGAGAACGGCAAGGTCCTGCCCGACCACCTGATCGTCTCCTTCGTTCTGGAGAAGTTCCTGGACGTGGCCCCCGCGCTCATCCTCACCCTGCTGATGTTCGCCCTGCCGTTCGCACTCCCGCTCGGCGCGGCCACCGGCGGACTCGGCTTCCTGCTCCCTGAGTTGCTCACGATGGCGGCGGGCCGCGCCCTGGCCCCACTGGCCGCCCGCGCGGCGGCGCAGGTGGGCGCGCGGCTCGCGGGCCGGGGCGCGCTGGCGTGGGCGCGGAACGCGCTGCGGAGCGGCCGGGGCCGGTACACCCGGCGTTCCGACGAGATCAGGCGCGGCCCGACGGACCCGGTGGACATGGCGACGGGCCGGATGTTCCTGCCGGTGACGGACGTCGAACTGCCGGGTGTGCTCCCGCTGGTGTTCTCGCGGCGGGTGGACTCCGGTTACCGGGGCGGCCGTTGGTTCGGCCCGTCGTGGGCGTCCCGACGGCGGACCAGCGGCTGGAGTTCGACGAGCACGGCGCGGTGTTCTTCACGCAGGACGGTCTGCTGCTGGCGTATCCGCACCCGGCGCCGGGCGGGGCCGCCGTCCTGCCGGAGGAGTCCGCGGGGCGCGCGCGGTGGCCACTGGCGCGGGGCGCCGACGGCTCGTACACGGTGA